In one window of Spartinivicinus marinus DNA:
- a CDS encoding lactonase family protein: MPIKIAFIIYIALASISFNTQAGNNTKPVVGAVYSMTNAVEGNQVVVFNRHLDGTLSFSKAYPTGGRGGLANGGDEEQTEAALEDALGSQGSLILSKNNRWLLTVNAGSNDITVFEVMTRVANNEVDYQLERVIQTTGGNFPSGGSFPVSLAISEDYLYVLNAGGQGNITGFRFNHDSGQLTPIDNSTRNLNANSSNPPFFATSPAQIGFDQNEDRLIVTIKGLNQVQLFDLDDEGRPSQQAITTNSSGSTPFGFTVTRRNRLLIAEAFGAGSPGDLNVGAVSSYKPNAYQYYSYPNKAFNPVSSSIPNQQALSCWITLDRLNRYAFVSNNGSGTISTYYVKRNGKVTIANQTAATGLENPVDLTMDKFSRYLYVVNAANGSISAYSVRRSKLNPLGTFENGLSISGGAVGIAVQ; the protein is encoded by the coding sequence ATGCCTATAAAGATAGCCTTTATTATCTATATAGCCCTTGCCAGCATCAGTTTTAATACCCAAGCAGGCAACAATACTAAACCTGTTGTAGGTGCAGTCTATTCTATGACAAATGCTGTAGAGGGTAATCAAGTTGTCGTTTTTAACCGACATCTAGATGGAACCCTTTCATTTTCTAAAGCATACCCCACAGGAGGACGTGGTGGGCTTGCAAATGGTGGAGATGAAGAACAAACAGAAGCAGCCTTAGAAGATGCTTTGGGCTCTCAAGGCTCTTTAATATTAAGCAAAAATAACCGATGGTTACTGACAGTAAATGCTGGTAGTAATGACATTACTGTCTTTGAAGTTATGACAAGAGTTGCAAATAATGAGGTAGATTATCAATTAGAGCGGGTAATACAGACTACTGGTGGAAACTTTCCATCTGGCGGTAGTTTTCCTGTTAGTCTTGCTATATCTGAAGATTATTTATATGTACTCAATGCTGGTGGCCAGGGCAATATTACAGGCTTTAGATTTAATCATGATTCCGGACAGTTGACACCTATTGACAATTCCACTCGAAATTTAAATGCGAATAGTAGCAATCCACCTTTTTTTGCAACTTCTCCGGCACAAATTGGCTTTGATCAAAATGAAGACCGTTTAATTGTTACGATTAAAGGTCTCAACCAAGTTCAACTGTTTGATTTAGATGATGAAGGCCGCCCCAGCCAGCAAGCCATCACCACTAACTCCAGTGGTTCAACGCCTTTTGGTTTTACTGTTACCAGAAGAAACCGGCTTTTAATAGCTGAGGCTTTCGGTGCAGGCAGCCCTGGAGACTTAAATGTCGGCGCTGTTTCTTCCTATAAGCCAAACGCTTACCAATATTACTCGTATCCAAATAAAGCATTTAATCCTGTTAGTTCCTCCATACCAAATCAACAAGCCCTTAGCTGCTGGATTACTTTAGACAGACTTAATCGTTATGCATTTGTAAGTAATAACGGAAGCGGTACAATTTCTACCTACTATGTAAAAAGAAATGGAAAAGTAACAATAGCCAACCAAACGGCAGCCACTGGCCTTGAAAATCCAGTAGATTTAACCATGGATAAATTCAGTCGTTACCTATATGTTGTCAATGCAGCTAACGGTTCTATTAGTGCGTACTCTGTTAGACGTTCAAAGCTAAACCCGCTAGGTACTTTTGAAAATGGGCTATCAATATCTGGAGGCGCTGTGGGAATAGCCGTGCAGTAA
- a CDS encoding M14 family zinc carboxypeptidase: MKLYSWGLAGVMLTGAVVGVAHTSDDLISQPKKTVKAFFPNLTKAHQAVVQFDTLESDYQTGYLTIAATSQEQQKLLRMGFKLEPYPGYQEKLDNIRNRADNDSGIPGYSCYPTVEETFQQIVAFQAKYPDLVQVVDIGDSWGKSNNQGGYDLLVLKLTNRTHDVEPKPKLMINSAIHAREYATAGLTLTFAQQLLSGYGKEADATWVLDHHEVHILLQANPDGRKKAEQGILWRKNVNLDAKCAWSSNRTGIDLNRNFSYAWNTTSSGSSGNVCNDTYRGTAAGSEPEVQALEAYLKEIFPDRRGSDRDDPAPEDTRGIHLDIHSHGKLVLWPWGTKGSNAPNHLALQTLGRKFAYFNDHTPYRSVELYETDGTSDGASYGELGVAALTFELGKAFFESCDYYRKEILPTNLPALMYAAKVVRSPYKTPAGPDIVDLKQQALGDGLSQTIELVATADDRRYSNKRGTEPTQSIQKVAYFIDEPPWLANTPSGWFEAVDGSLNQPVESVKAILDTAGWRKGKHTVYVSAQDTDNNWGAVSAIFVDKK; encoded by the coding sequence ACAGGGGCTGTTGTTGGAGTTGCCCATACGAGTGATGACCTTATTAGCCAACCAAAAAAAACAGTAAAAGCTTTCTTTCCCAATCTAACTAAAGCGCATCAGGCCGTTGTGCAGTTTGATACCCTTGAATCTGACTATCAAACAGGGTATTTGACAATTGCAGCTACTTCTCAAGAGCAGCAAAAGTTGCTTAGGATGGGCTTTAAGTTAGAACCATATCCAGGCTATCAGGAGAAATTAGATAACATTCGAAATCGAGCAGACAATGACAGTGGTATACCTGGTTACAGTTGTTATCCAACAGTTGAGGAAACTTTTCAGCAAATAGTAGCTTTTCAAGCAAAATATCCAGATTTAGTGCAGGTGGTTGATATTGGTGACTCATGGGGTAAAAGCAATAATCAAGGAGGCTATGATTTACTGGTACTTAAGTTGACTAATCGCACCCATGATGTTGAGCCTAAACCTAAGTTAATGATTAACAGTGCTATTCATGCCAGGGAGTATGCAACGGCGGGTTTGACTTTAACCTTTGCTCAACAGTTATTATCTGGATATGGCAAAGAAGCAGATGCTACCTGGGTTTTAGATCATCATGAGGTTCATATTTTGTTACAGGCTAATCCTGATGGTCGAAAAAAAGCGGAGCAGGGGATATTATGGCGTAAGAATGTAAACCTGGATGCAAAGTGTGCTTGGAGCAGTAACCGCACAGGGATTGACTTAAATCGTAACTTTAGTTATGCCTGGAATACGACCAGCAGTGGTTCAAGTGGTAATGTTTGTAATGATACCTATCGTGGCACTGCTGCTGGCTCAGAACCTGAAGTGCAAGCACTTGAAGCGTATTTAAAAGAAATCTTTCCAGATCGACGTGGGTCAGATCGTGATGATCCCGCACCAGAAGACACTCGTGGTATTCACCTAGATATCCATAGTCACGGCAAGTTAGTGCTTTGGCCTTGGGGCACTAAGGGAAGTAATGCACCTAATCATTTGGCTTTACAAACCTTGGGGCGTAAGTTTGCTTATTTTAATGATCATACTCCTTATCGGTCAGTTGAGTTGTATGAAACTGATGGTACCAGTGATGGCGCGAGTTATGGTGAGCTAGGGGTGGCTGCATTGACTTTTGAATTAGGAAAAGCATTTTTTGAGTCTTGTGATTATTATCGGAAGGAGATTTTACCCACCAACTTACCAGCACTTATGTATGCGGCCAAAGTTGTAAGAAGCCCTTATAAAACACCGGCGGGCCCAGATATTGTTGATTTAAAGCAGCAGGCATTGGGAGATGGACTTAGCCAAACCATTGAACTGGTTGCAACAGCTGATGATCGTCGATATAGCAATAAAAGAGGAACAGAACCAACTCAATCTATTCAAAAAGTAGCTTATTTTATTGATGAACCACCTTGGTTAGCAAATACCCCCAGTGGTTGGTTTGAAGCTGTTGATGGTAGTTTGAATCAACCGGTTGAGTCAGTTAAAGCTATTCTTGATACTGCAGGTTGGAGAAAAGGAAAGCATACGGTGTATGTAAGTGCACAAGATACAGATAATAATTGGGGAGCAGTAAGCGCGATATTTGTTGATAAAAAGTAA